The Rosa chinensis cultivar Old Blush chromosome 7, RchiOBHm-V2, whole genome shotgun sequence DNA segment AGCAATGAGtttgagagaaagaaaataaaatccaaCCTAGAACAATCCCAATTTAAATCTAAGTAGATTGATAGATGAGTATAAACCCTTTAAAATATCAACAACATCACTTTCACTTAGACCATTAGAGTTCAAGGGACCCAGCTCTTATGACTAAAGAAGCATACCTGGAAATCTGGAATCATAGGATTTCTTTCTGAGCTGTGAAGCTCCGGGGCTGCTGGGATTGACCTTTAGCTTTTGGACGGAGACTCGGAATTTCCATCTTGGCTTTGAGGGCTTCCAAGTTTTGAGCTCTGGGTTTCTTGCAAAGAAACATGGTTTATTTGGAGAGAAATTCTGGAGTACTGAAGTGTAGGGAAGGTGAGATTGAAGGTGTGAATATCAACAGTTAGCTGGCCTGAGCTTTCttgaggaggaagagagagagtgagagagggtgTGGGCGGTGTGGCCTGAGCTTGGGCCATTCCGCAGGTTTGAACAAACTGGGGTTCCTCTTGGCTCGGTACGAATCTCAGATCTTTGTGTACATTCTTGCTATTTTTGTTTCTATCAGTAGTTATATATCTGCATATTTACTGATCGATCAAGTTCTTATATATCTGCATATCTACTGATCGATCAAGTACTTATAAAATAGGATTACACTGCACGACAATGGATATTGGCCAGAAGGGTTGGAGAAACTGATGGTCTATATAAAGCAAAAATATCAAAACCCAAGAGTCTGAATTGCTGAAAATGGTTCGATTTCTTGTACTTCAGTTAAGCCATATGTATactcaaaattaaaaaattatccTAACGTGAGTTTTTATATCTTATTCATATTTTTCCGATCTTTGTATTATTTCCTCTATTCAGGAAGAACAACTTACCAGTTCTTGGACGATTAAAGGACTTGGATCGATTCTCCAATATTATTCGTCATTTGTATCGTCTCAACAAAGCAATTAAGTGAACATATTCACATTAATAATATCATAACTAATTAAGTACTGATCTTCTACTTCTAAACACTTGATGCTTTATGATTTCACTTGCTGAGTGGAGTAAACATCAAAGGGTACCTCTGTTGGGGTTTATTCGACGACTTTGAATGGGGTATGGGGTTGTTTGAGTCATTTGGGATTTACTACattgatttcaatttcaatgacaATTTGAAGCGTATCCCCAAACTTTCTGCTCACTGGTACCAAGCTTTCCGTCAGAGAAATGAGACCCAAGCTAAACAGTAATTACAGTGTTTAATTCTTGGCAAATAATTGTCTATGTACTGCAAACTTGATCTCTTGTAATGAACATTCAATTTCATGAACTGTCAATTTTGTTCTTCCATCTCATGCATGTATACCATATCAAGTGTATTCTCTTCTCATATCAGTATTAACCAGTGGCGGATCCACATATAGCTTGGGGAGGTCTAAAGCCCACCCGAAAAGTTTGGAGAGAAAAAAATTTTCTATATATAATGTCATCAAAACATTGTAGTCTTGGTGTTGAAGTCCACCTGAAAATAATTAGGGATTGGTTTCTAGTATTCTCTATGTCATTTCCACATCAGTGATTGAGCCCTCGTTTTCTTTGTCACTCAGGTTTCTCACTCTCGTTTGTATAGCTAGTCAGCTACCGCTTGTTCTCTTCCAAATACTCTGGCCTTCCGGTTTCCGTCAACGACAATACAACATGATACTTTTTACATTTGTACATGATTGTaccgaaaaaaaaatttgagcttCGCCTAAAAGAAGACACCTTAATTCATTTTCAAATCCTAGATCTGTCACTGGTATTAACAACTTTGAAAAAGAATGAACTTGTTGCAAGGAGTTGATTATTGTATGTGTGTTATGGTAAAATCAGATACAACGCATGCATTGTTCCTCAAAAATAGCACTAGAAAATGCTTGTTTTGGGTTTACACATGCGATAGGCCGCAACTATTTCAGTATTTCCAACAAATTTGTCATCGGCATAGGTCGCTGATATATAGATCTTGCCTCTTGAAGGCAATAAATGAACCTTAAGAACAACATTGCATGTTGGACATGCTTTATGTTTAAACAACCCTAAATGGTAGAGAATTCGTATGCTATAGCACACACTTTATAATAAATTTGACAATTTCAAGATCTTGAGGATAGATGGTGGATAGTATAAGATCAAAGTATAAACAGCCGTATGATCGTTCAAGCAAGAGAAATACTTATTTGaattataatgaaaaataaaaaatcaatgcAAAatttttccttcataaattgTCTAACTTCATATAAACAACTACTGTAACTTGTAATGTTAAAATAACGTCTCAATTACTCTCCGATGCTATTGTAGAATTCACTCGGCATTAGTAAACTAAATTTCACTTCTGGTATCATTTGATCAAGTGATAAAGCCGTATTAATCCGTAAGAAACGAATAAAATAGGGTTTTTATCATAGGTGGGGTCTGAACTATGTCTGACCGGACtgaatggtacctggacttttaaaatgatcaaataggtacctgaacttccaaaaccacatcattaaggtacttccgtctatattccgttaatcctccgttaattgcagggataaatcagacatttcacccaaattgaccactaaaatgactgttataacctcatctgacattttgtccatttccctcctttctatcttaatttccctaaaaaaaattgactcttcccccaacactattcatgtaaaacttttcatcaaattttacttccaattattgtcttttgataaataataatcaacatctcaacatcaagttttcttgaataatttttattgttcttcaaaaattagcctaacataatgaaataccaaattattcaagttttacctccaatcattgtctttcgataataaaattagcctaacataatgaaataccaaaataattttattgtcttttgataaataataatcaacatctcaacatcaagacaataattattatttatcgaaagacaatataattattttggtatttcattatgttaggctaattttattatcgaaagacaatgattggaggtaaaacttgaataatttggtatttcattatgttaggctaatttttgaagaagaataaaaattattcaagaaaacttgatgttgagatgttgattattatttatcgaaagacaataattggaggtaaaatttgatgaaaagttttacatgaatagtgttgggggaagagtcaatttttttggagggaaattaagatagaaaggagggaaatggacaaaatgtcagatgaggctataacagtcattttagtggtcaatttgggtgaaatgtctgatttatccctgcaattaacggaggattaacggaatatagacggaagtaccttaatgatgtggttttggaaggtcaggtacctatttgatcattttaaaagtccaggtaccattcagtccggtcagacatagttcagaccccacctatgataaaaacccaataaaatatTACCTTAAGGCTTAATCGGACCTTGTAAACGGTGTAATTTTGCTATGtagatcttttattaaaaacGTGCACTCTCGTATCTCAGCTAAAATCAGAGTTGAACTAAAACTCACAGAGAGTGTGTGAAAATGGCGATCCAAATTCCGAGCCGGCAACTCTTCATCGGCGGCGAGTGGAGGGAACCAGTTCTCAAGAAACGCATCCCTGTCATCAACCCAGCCACCGAACAAGCCATCggtaatctctctctctttctctattcaTTCAATTGTTTTGGTGCTTAGCTGCTTGCGCAGTTTCTTTACTTCGTCTCTCGTCGCTTTTGATTGGCGACGAAATCGACGAGCAAGAATCAAAAGGAGAGCGACTTACAGTTTTGATAGAGTTGGATCAgagtttctttttctctcattttCCTAGGGTTTAGGAAGGTTTTGTTTTCAGCTTGAGGTGTTATTAGTGTTCTTAACTTGATGTGAATTGCAAAGGTGGATTTGTGATGATCGGAGTGAAATCTGATGGGTGAGTTTGTTGTGGAACTGTTGTGCCAGGGGATATTCCGGCAGCTACTGCTGAAGATGTGGAGATTGCGGTGGAGGCGGCTCGGAAAGCCCTTGCCAGGAACAAGGGGAAAGATTGGGCTTCGGCACCGGGGGCGGTTCGTGCTAAGTATTTGCGAGCCATTGCTGCTAAGGTAGTGTCTCTGATCATTTGGCTGTGATTGGCAGTGATCTGGTTTTGTTCTTTGTCGcggttgtatatatttttagcTCAAGAGTTGTTGTTTTCGTGTAGATAACAGAGAGGAAATCTGAGCTTGCGAAACTTGAAGCAAGTGATTGTGGAAAACCACTGGATGAAGCCGTATGGGACATGGTATGCAGTGATTCTCTAGTTGAGTTTTTGTTTATTGTGCATAGTTTCTTATGTGTTGGCGTGTGCAATGCAGGAAGATGTGGCCGGGTGTTTTGAGTACTACGCGGACCTTGCTGAAGGTTTGGATAAACAGCAAAAGCTTTCTATTTCACTTCCAATGGAAACGTTTAAATCTCATGTTCTGAAGGAGCCCATCGGGGTTGTTGCGTTGATTACTCCATGGTACTTGCTGCTTCTTTTTATTAAACAATTATGCAGTACTTGTTTCTTGCTTGAAGCCTGTAACCTGtttgtaaaaactaaaaagtaaTCAATCATCTGTAAAACTAAATTGTGGGTTTCCAATGGTCCTAGAAAGGTTGGTTGGCGAGGGTAATTTTTGGGTATATGGGGTTTTATCTTGTAGATGGTCTTTCGGTGCTACTATGGAGAATCTTCGTGATTTATATGTTAATGAAGTgcttcttttttatttgaagGAACTACCCTTTATTAATGGCTACGTGGAAGGTAGCTCCTGCCTTGGCTGCTGGGTGTGCTGCAATACTGAAGCCGTCTGAGGTGGCATCGGTGTATGTCCTCCTTTGGTTTATATGTACTTAGTTCAGTTCTTATGTTGATTATTCTATTGTATGTTTATCATCATTTAACAATTAATTCCAGAACTTGTTTGGAGCTAGCTGAGGTGTGTAGAGAGATTGGTCTTCCTCCTGGTGTCCTCAATATTCTGACTGGGCTGGGCCATGAAGCTGGCGCTCCTTTGGCATCTCACCCCCATGTTGATAAGGTTCAACTCCAGCTTTTATATATCCTGCaaattttgttgtttctttgaGTTGTCAGCTACCATGCTTTAGTAGCTTATAAACTTGTATTCAACAGATTGCATTTACTGGAAGTACTCTCACAGGGAGCAAGATTATGTCAGCAGCGGCTCAACAGGTCAAGGTACGCTAGCTCTATAATTTGGCAGTTGGTCATTTTTATTTGTGTCATTCATTCTGTTTATTTGATCTTCATATACTTTCTCCTATGCCGTTTGTGGTAGCCTGTTTCTTTGGAGCTTGGAGGGAAAAGCCCAATTGTTGTTTTTGACGATGTTGATATTGACAAAGGTTAGTACCTGTTGAAGCTATTTTTAAATTACTatacttgtttcttggttaaaTAAGTAACTTCCCGTAGAAACTAGTTAAACACATGGAATCTACACTTCTGGAACTGTATGATAAGTTGTTTACTCTATGATTCAATCAGCTGCTGAATGGACGGCCTTTGGCGTCTTTTGGACAAACGGTCAGATTTGCAGTGCAACATCCCGTCTTATAGTGCATGTAAGTATGATAGAAAGATTCTACATCACTTGTACAATTCCCTTCTGAATTGCTTCCCTTAGAACTGAACAGATATTGCTTATCAATTCAACAACTCTAGATCATGGTGGTTATTGGTATTTTCTGTGACATAAACATCAATGTGTACGAGTGTGCTACTTCATGAGCGTAATTGAAAGTGAAAATAAACCTAGTTAATAGAAGTTCTTACCATATTG contains these protein-coding regions:
- the LOC112180105 gene encoding betaine aldehyde dehydrogenase 1, chloroplastic, which gives rise to MAIQIPSRQLFIGGEWREPVLKKRIPVINPATEQAIGDIPAATAEDVEIAVEAARKALARNKGKDWASAPGAVRAKYLRAIAAKITERKSELAKLEASDCGKPLDEAVWDMEDVAGCFEYYADLAEGLDKQQKLSISLPMETFKSHVLKEPIGVVALITPWNYPLLMATWKVAPALAAGCAAILKPSEVASVTCLELAEVCREIGLPPGVLNILTGLGHEAGAPLASHPHVDKIAFTGSTLTGSKIMSAAAQQVKPVSLELGGKSPIVVFDDVDIDKAAEWTAFGVFWTNGQICSATSRLIVHESIAAKFVDRLVEWCKNIKISDPMEEGCRLGPVVSEGQYQKILKFISTAKSEGAKVLSGGVRPEHLKKGFYVEPTIITDVKNSMQIWREEVFGPVLCVKTFSSEEEAIELANDTQFGLGAAVISNDLERCERVAKAFQAGIVWINCSQPCFTQAPWGGNKRSGFGRELGTWGLDNYMTVKQVTQYISDEPWGWYKSPSKL